The following nucleotide sequence is from uncultured Ilyobacter sp..
TAAAAACTGTAATTTTTTTCATAAGCATACCTCCTAAATTCTCAGTTGATTATACTCTGAAAACCACTGTTGATTCAACTTTATATTTCTAGAAGAGCTATTTTGAATATTATTTTTCAGCTCATACCTTATAAAATCTTTTAACTGCTCTAAAGGAATTTTAAACTTCTTCCATCCATCATAGTATGGAGGGGCTCCCTTCACAACTACCTCTACTACAAGATCATCGCCTTCTAAATAAAAGCCTCCGTAATCCATATCTATCTTTATATCATCCAAGTATATATTTACAGATTCTCCGGTTTTTGTCTGTCGAACCTTTTTACGAATCTCATTTTCGATTATTTTTTTAACCTGGTAGACTCCATCTGAGGGATTTATAAAAATATCCTCACGTGAATAAAACACACCGTCTAAGGGCGAGAGAGTATAACTGTAGTTTTTTATCTGTACATCATAACCGTCTAAAAAATACCTGTTTTTTACAATTAAAATAACCATCTTAGAATCACTTACTCTGACTGTATATTCACCTTTTAATGTAACCTTAGGTTCTTTTGAGTCAGTCAGTTCTCTAAAGTTTTTTTTAGAATCTTTTTCTATCTGAATTTCAAGTTCTTTTAGCCGATCCATTATCACCTTGTTTGTCCTGTCCACCTTGGTATCCCCTATAAGATAGGGAAGCTTTACATCTATATCATAGTTAGATTTTTTCTCCTTTATTATCAAAGTAGATATTCCAACTGAAAAACTTCTAAATGCTAAAACAAGAAAAATTATAAGTATAATATTTTTTTTTAAAGACATGCAGTCACCTCCAACTACTAAATTATACAGCATTATGAAAAAATAATGTATTATTTTGACAAGAAACCCTGTTTTTTTCTCTTTAGCTTTTTTTAAATTGTAAAAACATAAGAGAACTTATCTGAATATGGACTTGATAGTTTAATTGTGTTATTCTTAATTTACAGGACATAAACTTAATTAACCCAAGTTGCTACTTAAAAAAAATTCTCCTAAATTACTGAATTTATCTGAATATCAGAATCAAAAGATTTTGTCACGAATGGACACTAATAAAAGATAGGGAAATTAGCACGAATAAGGACAAAAGCTTTTGGTCACAGAGGACGCAGAGAAAAATAGGGAGTTTCGCAGAGTAAAAATCAAACTATAGATGTTTCTTTTGCGAGAGGTTTTTATCTCTTTTCCATTGCCATTGACAAAATCAGCGTTAAGAATAACTGCAGTAAAATCCTTAGAAAAAATCGACTGTCTGAGCGTAGCGAGTAGCCAAAAAATAACGAGTGATACGAGTATATTTTCTGGTTCTCAGAAACTTGTTTTCTGAGTTTCCTTATTGCTATTGGATTTTCAAGGTTATTTAGCTGATTTTTCACAGGCTTGAACTTTTGGTTACTTTTCTTTCAAGAGAAAAGTAACGAATTCTTATAAATTCAATACTTTAATTTAATAAAATTAGCAACTTAGGTTAATTATAAAGAAATATTCCCATAAACAAAAAACAGGAGGGATCTATCAAATGAAAAAAATAAAGATTTTAATAACCACCATGCTTTTAGTTTTATTTACTGGACTAAATGCTGCCGATCTTAAAGTATCAAGTGAACTAGAACAAGGTACTCTAAAAAATGGTATGAAGTACTATATATACAAGAATAAAAAACCTGAAAACAAGGCTTATCTTGCATTGATCGTCAATTCCGGGTCGCTTCAGGAAGATGAAGATCAGCTTGGAATGGCTCATTTTATAGAGCACATGGCTTTTAACGGAACTAAAAGCTATCCAGGAAATATGCTGGTAAAACATCTTCAGTCTATAGGGATGAATTTTGGGGCAGACCTAAATGCCTTTACTGGCTTTGACAGGACTATTTATAAACTTCAGGTTCCCACAGACAGACCAGAGGAATTTGAGAAATCTTTTGAGGTGCTAAAAGAATGGGCTACTGATATTACTTTTTTTCCAAAAGATACCATAGATGAGAGAGGGGTTATCTTAGAAGAGTGGAGACTTAGACAGGGCTTGTCCCAGAGAATTTCAGATGCACAGAAAAAAGCGGTCTATGGCGAATCTAGGTACACTCACAGGTTCCCTATAGGAGACCCAGACATTATAAAAAATGCCACTCCTGAACTTCTTAAAAGATATTATCACAAATGGTACCAGCCTAAAAATATGGCCGTAGTGGCGGTGGGGGATTTTGATAAAAAATATGTAAAAACTCTTGTGGAAAAATATTTCGACTATGACTCTAAATATAGTTTTAAAAAGAGCCCTCAATACAAAATAGGTAAATCAAATGGTGAAATCACAGTTTTTACAGATCCTGAGATAACATCTATAACCTTTGATCTCCTTACCAAAGGTAGTCTAGACCCAATACAAGACCGAGAGAGCTATAAAAGGGCCCTCATAGATGAAATTTACACAGGTGTTCTGCAAACCAGATTCGACAGTATCTCAAAGGGCACCTCTCCGACTATAGGTAAGGGGTACAGCTATCTGATCGACCTTGGGAAATATGATACTGTACAGGTAACAGGGGCTATGTTAAAGGAAAAAGAGATCGAGTCAGGAATATCTGAAGTCATAAAGCAGATGAAAAAACTCTCTGTCCACGGACCTACTTCCTGGGAGATAGACGGAGAAAAATCAGAACTTTTAATGTTTATGGAAAATGCCTATAAAAATAGGGAGAGTAAAGAACACAGCGAGATCGCATCTGAGATAGAAGCAGACTATCTAGAGGGATATATATTTACAGATATAGAGAATGAAGCAGAGGTCTTTAGAGAAATCATGGGCGAGATCTCTTATAAAGATATCTTGAAAAAAGCTCAGGAAATCTATGAAAATTCAAACAGGGCCTTTTTTCTCACCGCTCCTCAAAAGAAAGACCTATATATACCTTCTAAAGATGAAATAGAAAAAATAATTGAACATGCCAAAAACAAAAAACTATTAGGAATGGAAAAAAACAATAAGAAACCTGTTTTAAAGATCAAGGAGTTTTCCTCAGGAAAAATATTAGATAAAATAGAGGAGACAGATTTTTTACGTTATAAACTTTCAAATAATATGGAGGTAATCGTAAAAGAAACCGATTTTGACAGAGACAAAATACTCATCAAACTCTTCAGCAAGGGGGGGAGCTCCCTTATGGATGAAAAGGGTTATATAGCATCCAAGCTGGCTTTACCAATAATATTATCCTCTGGTATAGGAAATCTTTCTCCTGTGGAAACAGATATTTTTATGAAGGGGAAAAATATACAGTTTCACCCCTATATATCGGATTATACCGAGGGTATAGATATCGAAACAGACAGAGAAAACCTTGTCACCGCCTTAGAAATTTTGAATATTTTTCTAACCGATCCTAAAATTGACAAGGATATATACAATAATCTCATAGACCTTCAAAAACAACGTATAAATAACAGGAAAAATTCACCTGAGACACTCTATAGAGATAAAATAAAGGAAACTGTGTCCCAGAACCACCCAAGAAGAAAGCCACTGACTTTAGAGGATTTAGACAAGGTTAATGAGAAGGATCTTATAGAGGCCTTTAGAGACAGGTTCTCCAGTATAGGGGATTTTCAGGCAATCCTAGTGGGAAGTACAAAAGACATGGATATGGAAAATCTTATGCAAAAATATCTGGCTGGAATCCCGTCAGAAGATATTTCAGAAGTCCCAAAAAATTTAGAGGTGAAGTATCCAGAGGGCGTAGTAAAGGAAAGTGTAAAAAAAGGTACAGATAGAAAGGTATCTGTCAACTTGATCTATCCCTATAAGGGAAAATATACATATGAGAACAGGGTTAAATACCTGGGTATTGCAAAAATCCTGGACATGATCTTATTGGAGGAGATCAGGGAAAAAATAGGCGGGATTTACACAATCTATGCCAATACAGAGTTAAGTCCCCTTAACTTTGGGGAAAATTACCTCACCATATCTTACAGTACCGACCCTCAAAAAGCTGACATGGTCACTAAAGAGGTAAAAAAAGTTCTTAAAAATACTTTAGAGGGAAATTTTGAAGATAGGATATTAAAAAGTGTCGTTGAAAACTATGTATTTAACTATGACTCCATCCTGAAAAAAAATGAGTTTTGGATTGACTATATAAATAAAAGAGAGGGATTCGGAGATAATTTCAGAATCTTTGCACCTGAAAAATATAAAAAGACATTGAGCAGACAGAACATGCTAAAATTTATGAACTATGCTGTGGATTCAGAAAATTATACAGAGGTAAGGCTCATCCCGGAAAAATCTCAATAAGAATTTATATTCCAAATTAAAAAGACAGGTCACCAGACCTGTCTTTTTAATTTTTCACTTTAACAGAGAGGCTACAAAATCCTCAATTTCTTTTTTATCTCCGTTGGTTTTTTCTATAACTTTTACAATGGCACTTCCAACTATTGCTGCATCGGCGTATCTGTTTACCTCTTCAACCATCTTATTGTGAGATATCCCAAAACCTAAAGCCACCGGTATATCTGTATATTTTTTAATCTCAGAAACTATTTCAGAAGCTTTATTACTTATGGTGTCTCTGGTACCTGTAACTCCAAAAGAGGAGATACAATAAACAAATCCTGTGGCATCCTTTACTATGTTTTCTATTCTGTCTCCTGAATTAAGGGCCACAAGTGGAATTATACTTACTGCCGGATTTTTCGGAAGTTCTCCCTGCTCTTCCATTGGCAGGTC
It contains:
- a CDS encoding insulinase family protein; the protein is MKKIKILITTMLLVLFTGLNAADLKVSSELEQGTLKNGMKYYIYKNKKPENKAYLALIVNSGSLQEDEDQLGMAHFIEHMAFNGTKSYPGNMLVKHLQSIGMNFGADLNAFTGFDRTIYKLQVPTDRPEEFEKSFEVLKEWATDITFFPKDTIDERGVILEEWRLRQGLSQRISDAQKKAVYGESRYTHRFPIGDPDIIKNATPELLKRYYHKWYQPKNMAVVAVGDFDKKYVKTLVEKYFDYDSKYSFKKSPQYKIGKSNGEITVFTDPEITSITFDLLTKGSLDPIQDRESYKRALIDEIYTGVLQTRFDSISKGTSPTIGKGYSYLIDLGKYDTVQVTGAMLKEKEIESGISEVIKQMKKLSVHGPTSWEIDGEKSELLMFMENAYKNRESKEHSEIASEIEADYLEGYIFTDIENEAEVFREIMGEISYKDILKKAQEIYENSNRAFFLTAPQKKDLYIPSKDEIEKIIEHAKNKKLLGMEKNNKKPVLKIKEFSSGKILDKIEETDFLRYKLSNNMEVIVKETDFDRDKILIKLFSKGGSSLMDEKGYIASKLALPIILSSGIGNLSPVETDIFMKGKNIQFHPYISDYTEGIDIETDRENLVTALEILNIFLTDPKIDKDIYNNLIDLQKQRINNRKNSPETLYRDKIKETVSQNHPRRKPLTLEDLDKVNEKDLIEAFRDRFSSIGDFQAILVGSTKDMDMENLMQKYLAGIPSEDISEVPKNLEVKYPEGVVKESVKKGTDRKVSVNLIYPYKGKYTYENRVKYLGIAKILDMILLEEIREKIGGIYTIYANTELSPLNFGENYLTISYSTDPQKADMVTKEVKKVLKNTLEGNFEDRILKSVVENYVFNYDSILKKNEFWIDYINKREGFGDNFRIFAPEKYKKTLSRQNMLKFMNYAVDSENYTEVRLIPEKSQ
- the trpA gene encoding tryptophan synthase subunit alpha yields the protein MGRIENALKKGEKNLIAYLTAGDPCIEKTPELVLAMERGGAALVEIGIPYSDPLADGPVIQAASTRALSKDISIQKIFDAVVAIRKESQIPLVFLVYYNTIHNYGGEEFLKKCEETGVDGLIIPDLPMEEQGELPKNPAVSIIPLVALNSGDRIENIVKDATGFVYCISSFGVTGTRDTISNKASEIVSEIKKYTDIPVALGFGISHNKMVEEVNRYADAAIVGSAIVKVIEKTNGDKKEIEDFVASLLK